DNA from Limisphaera ngatamarikiensis:
GGGGGATGAGATGTACGGCGGTGGCTTTGATGTGGGCGTGCACCGTGGCCCCGGGTCGGAGGTCAAGTTCCTCCAGCGCGGGACCGGTGATGAAGGCGTACAGGGGGAAACCGGCATCCAGTTCGACGCATGCCAGCGGGGTGCCCGGCCGGACGGACACCACACGGGCCTTCAGCCGGTTTCGTGCGCTGCTGGGCCGGCCCTCCTCGCGTTGGAGGACCACATCTTCCCCGCGAATGCTGATCAGGACGTGAGGTCCGGGCTCGGACGGTGCCAGCGCCACCAGCCGTGTCCTCCCTGACCCCACCTCAACCGTGGCCAACCCGTCAACCACATGGAGGACGCGGCCGGGCACGAGCGTCTCCACACCGAGAAACCGGGCGACCTCGGGCGCAACGGGCTTTCCGAACACCGCGGTCTTGTCGCCCTGCTGCACCACCCGCCCTTCAAGGAGCACCGTCACGCGGTCGGCCAGGTAGAACGCCTCGGTCAGATCGTGGGTCACCAGAAGGACAGTCAGCCGTTGCTGTCGCTGCAGTTCGCGCACAAGCCACCAGAGCTCCCTGCGCAGGCTGGCGTGCAACGCGCTGAAGGGCTCGTCCAGCAGGACCACCCGGGGCTGGCTAACCAGGGCGCGCACCAGACCCACACGTTGCCGTTCGCCTCCGGACAGGGTGGACGGGAAACGATCCAGGAGAGGTCCGATGCCGGTGACG
Protein-coding regions in this window:
- a CDS encoding ABC transporter ATP-binding protein, producing the protein MLELESLTVAAGGFRLHEVQLSVAEGECHAVLGPSGSGKSTLLKAVLGLLAPERGCVRLDGRDITRLPVEQRGLGYVPQQLGLFPHLTVRDNLCYSARARRLPEPQFRPLLEKLVSVTGIGPLLDRFPSTLSGGERQRVGLVRALVSQPRVVLLDEPFSALHASLRRELWWLVRELQRQQRLTVLLVTHDLTEAFYLADRVTVLLEGRVVQQGDKTAVFGKPVAPEVARFLGVETLVPGRVLHVVDGLATVEVGSGRTRLVALAPSEPGPHVLISIRGEDVVLQREEGRPSSARNRLKARVVSVRPGTPLACVELDAGFPLYAFITGPALEELDLRPGATVHAHIKATAVHLIPRHHE